CAAAAAGAGCATTGAAAACGCCAAGCAggacctgctgcagctgaagaatGTCATCAGCCAGACGGAGCATTCCTACAAAGAACTGATGGCTCAGAACCAGCCAAAGCTTTCCTTGCCAATCCGGCTGCTGCCAGACAAAGATGATGTGACCTTCCCCCTGCCAAAATCCAACCGGAACTGCAGGCTGCACAATTGCTTTGACTACTCACGATGCCCGCTGACATCTGGCTTTCCAGTCTACGTCTACAACAGTGACGATTACCCTTTTGGTAGCTCCTTAGACCCTTTAATTAAACAAGCCTTTGAGGCGACTGTCAGAACTAATGTTTAtgttactgaaaatgcaaatattgcTTGTGTGTATATAATTTTAGTGGGGGAAATGCAAGAGCCCGTAATGCCAAAACCTACTGAACTAGAGCAACAGTTGCACTCTCTGCCATATTGGAGGACTGACGGACACAACCATCTCATCATCAATTTATCGAGGAAATCAGAGACTCAGAACTTTATTTACAACATCAGCACGGGGCGTGCCATGATTGCCCAGTCCACCTTTTACGACGTGCAGTATCGACCAGGGTTTGATATTGTGGTATCACCCCTGGTCCACGCTATGTCTGAACCCAACTTCCTAGAAATCCCGCCCCAGGTGCCAGTCAAGCGTAAATACCTGTTTAGTTTCCAGGGGGAGAAAATTGAGTCTCTCCGATCCAGCTTGCAAGAGGTTCGCTCTTTCGAAGAGGAGATAGAAGGCAATGCCCCAGCTGACTACGACGATCGCATCATTACCACCCTGAAGGCCGTTCAGGACAGCAAGTTGGACTTTGTTTTGGTGGAGTTCACGTGCAAGAACCAGCCTAAGGCGAGTCTGCCCACTGAGTGGGCTCTGTGTGGAGAAAGGGACGACAGACTAGAGCTACTGAAGCTATCTACTTTTGCACTGATAATCACCCCGGGGGACACCCGCTTAGTGATCTCCGCTGGGTGTGCCATGAGACTGTTCGAGGCTCTGGAAGTCGGAGCCATCCCGGTGGTTCTCGGAGAGCAAGTTCAGCTACCCTATAACGATGTGATCCGGTGGAACGAGGCAGCCTTAATCATACCAAAGCCACGTATCACAGAAGTGCACTTTCTTCTGAGAAGCATTTCTGACAATGATCTGCTCGCCATGAGGAGGCAGGGCCGCTTCTTGTGGGAGACCTACTTCTCCACCTCCGACAACGTTTTCAGCACAGTCTTAGCTATCATAAGGACTCGAATCCAAATCCCGGCTGCTCCTATCCGAGAAGAAACTGCGGTGGAGATCCCCCACCGGTCGGGCAAAGCTGCTGGCACAGACCCCAACATGGCAGACAATGGCGACCTGGACTTGGGGCCTGTGGAAACCGAACCACCCTATGCATCTCCCAAGTATCTCCGCAATTTCACCCTCACCGCAATGGACGTCTACAGGAATTGGAATTCTGCTCCAGGGCCTTTCCACCTCTTCCCCTATACTCCCTTCGACCCTGTTTTACCATCGGAAGCAAAGTTTTTAGGGTCCGGGACTGGATTTCGACCCATAGGTGGAGGAGCAGGTGGCTCTGGGAAGGAGTTCCAGGCTGCTTTGGGTGGCAACGTCCCCCGGGAGCAGTTCACAGTCGTGATGCTAACGTACGAGCGGGAGGAAGTGTTGATGAACTCCCTAGAAAGGCTCAATGGTCTCCCGTACTTAAATAAAGTGGTGGTAGTGTGGAACTCTCCCAAGCTTCCCTCCGAGGATCTCTTGTGGCCAGACATCGGTGTCCCGATCATGGTAAGAAAGATGTAGACCCTGTGGTCTCGCTTCCCGGTGGGGTTTGTATATTAAAGTTGGCTGTAGCCATTCTGAAGAGCGTCGGCTCGGCTTAGTCATCCGGGACAGCATTCAAATCGCATCCTTGCGGATGTCTGTACCTGATCTGGCCTCTTTATTGGGGAGAAAAACAGGGAGATGAAAGGTATGACTCAGCTGACCCATTTTAGGTGCGCGCGTGAGAATGCCATGGCTTGTCTTCTGGAAAGGCTCGTTTCTCTCCGTGACTTCAGAGGTGGGTGAACTCGGGCAAGATGAATTGGTATCGTGAGAGACAGCCTGCAGCCTTCAGCTTACGGGCTGTGGGAGCTGATACACAGAACGATATGAATTGTAAAAGTAAGGGGTCTTTGCAGTGCCAGGTATTTAGCACTCTTGAAACAATAATTGCGTGCATAGAGCCCAATATGAATCTTGGGGCTTAAGGGTAAGAGATTCCCTTTTTATTGAGAATCTTTGCTCAGGCACTTCAAGTATCACACTGTGAGGACAGGTGG
The Cygnus olor isolate bCygOlo1 chromosome 3, bCygOlo1.pri.v2, whole genome shotgun sequence genome window above contains:
- the EXTL3 gene encoding exostosin-like 3, producing MTGYTMLRNGGVGNGGQPWLLRWSSRIRLTWLSFTLFIILVFFPLIAHYYLTTIDDADDAGKRIFGPRTGNELCEVKHVQDLCRIRESVSEELLQLEAKRQELNSEIAKLNLKIEACKKSIENAKQDLLQLKNVISQTEHSYKELMAQNQPKLSLPIRLLPDKDDVTFPLPKSNRNCRLHNCFDYSRCPLTSGFPVYVYNSDDYPFGSSLDPLIKQAFEATVRTNVYVTENANIACVYIILVGEMQEPVMPKPTELEQQLHSLPYWRTDGHNHLIINLSRKSETQNFIYNISTGRAMIAQSTFYDVQYRPGFDIVVSPLVHAMSEPNFLEIPPQVPVKRKYLFSFQGEKIESLRSSLQEVRSFEEEIEGNAPADYDDRIITTLKAVQDSKLDFVLVEFTCKNQPKASLPTEWALCGERDDRLELLKLSTFALIITPGDTRLVISAGCAMRLFEALEVGAIPVVLGEQVQLPYNDVIRWNEAALIIPKPRITEVHFLLRSISDNDLLAMRRQGRFLWETYFSTSDNVFSTVLAIIRTRIQIPAAPIREETAVEIPHRSGKAAGTDPNMADNGDLDLGPVETEPPYASPKYLRNFTLTAMDVYRNWNSAPGPFHLFPYTPFDPVLPSEAKFLGSGTGFRPIGGGAGGSGKEFQAALGGNVPREQFTVVMLTYEREEVLMNSLERLNGLPYLNKVVVVWNSPKLPSEDLLWPDIGVPIMVVRTEKNSLNNRFLPWDEIETEAILSIDDDAHLRHDEIMFGFRVWREARDRIVGFPGRYHAWDIPHQSWLYNSNYSCELSMVLTGAAFFHKYYAYLYSYVMPQAIRDMVDEYINCEDIAMNFLVSHLTRKPPIKVTSRWTFRCPGCPQALSHDDSHFHERHKCINFFVKVYGYMPLLYTQFRVDSVLFKTRLPHDKTKCFKFI